In one Plasmodium falciparum 3D7 genome assembly, chromosome: 14 genomic region, the following are encoded:
- a CDS encoding M1-family alanyl aminopeptidase, putative → MKTKQFHLYHLRKKLNLNKKIKPLKYKVHLIFLALYPNLKYYGYCVIYFLKLSKCIEEKISVYIHGEYLRVLKCFYICPRNIERKIKKEDIYKKSEYIDIYLKNFSLCGLYKLVIWFSYENIQESIEGIYVSGASKEGVTNEKRNKIKNANIVVTSLDSQNKNYIEKINKRRKLYSFKFGNDKNIKRLYFKNASFQDDKNYNYISTFCEFYYLPYIFPCLQDNNHKVYFSLCVSFEIKLIDSFSFYNKKIKLDNSTFWKRLYNYMKVEEKYEKKRKRKRKKKSKKCVLYNKLHEKKKKKKIKKYLYENYNRFDILHHSPSTSPPSAVSNSKIKRIYYNKRKIHFNSFLLNKKLLTKKLLFHCSNKLEHGKYNVMRIIDKNPGYILKKHFARNNKILKKKKKSGIINNNYISNNHDNNSYGKRNKKYLTYKFYNTHKIVHYNFCLFIGIYNKLYFKMNGIDIYIYIEKKNDNFEMIKRSYEYFLGLLIFILHVFMRKNIFKREIRKNEFLQFMIVRRYKYVGEENANCLTFLESFILINQKSRIYDIYNSIKLMVHEIFHIIWGNSIYIKKEKYLWLKEGLTRYMEYKIGYMVLKKQISKQINDNNNINSINSNNSINSINSNNSINSNNSINSICSINSICSSSGIFCCLRRDMYRIKLWNILNSYFYVHIIDTLNIYNHALNIDNKIYNKKSMGRKKVTSEYDHIYDKNYISCKNNDINSVSHVKESKYKIEYTQMMNYFYNNLTYNKGMNIFKLICILCYPFFNIILELLYFTFHNNSITYKKILIFIHFFFNCFGLKPWFFLCSDKNGEAKNNRRKLQGVVRKSKYIKCLSTYFKKRKRIRSNDNKKCILYRSCIKWECLKNKKQKYNNYNNYNNYNISYKYHPTFYKCEYFGTCCSNFLKDSFKKKFLHFYKIICTEIKGKYKKKKKKQEKVNVKVKEKQKCRYLKNKCTHLYNKRNFFCSLSYRRVTINNELLKYSHERNIFKVILRNYINVVGPPKIFFKFLKKKKKLLIIQKHFYYDNYEQRILETPILFHIPLIFTFNKKKYKVLLNKKYMLIDCVNVNNKTMKRIHTFNIKFNMLKKKIRIERRRRFFLKLRNCDEFKSKEKNHISLFMRYKDCGYFSFHFVDMYTFRFLINAMKYNAYKICDIYYVLMNIILQYLTSIKTLKEAKSLNSLILMQILRVLRLLRKNTNTMNGSFGLAKIFIIEFLKCYIYFSPYLKTIENKKLTLKVKKEIKSNEYYENVESNEELDFLFKDMRKNLSKILFFFKESINLCS, encoded by the exons atgaaaacTAAACAATTCCATTTGTATCATTTAAGAAAAAAGCTTaatttgaataaaaaaataaaacccctaaa gTATAAAgtacatttaatatttttagcACTATATcctaatttaaaatattatggaTACTGTGTGATCTATTTCTTGAAGTTGTCAAAATGCATTGAAGAGAAGATAAGTGTTTATATACATGGAGAATACTTACGTgtattaaaatgtttttatatatgtccaCGTAATATAGaaaggaaaataaagaaggaggatatatataagaagagtgaatatattgatatctatttaaaaaatttttcattatgtGGTTTATATAAATTGGTAATATGGTTTTcttatgaaaatatacaaGAAAGTATTGAAGGTATATATGTTTCTGGTGCATCTAAAGAAGGAGtaacaaatgaaaaaagaaataaaataaaaaatgcaaATATAGTTGTAACATCTTTAGATAGTCAAAATAAGAATTACATagaaaagataaataaaagaaggaaactatattcttttaaatttgggaatgataagaatattaaaagattatattttaaaaatgcaTCTTTTCAAGATgacaaaaattataattatatatcaacattttgtgaattttattatttaccatatatatttccatgTTTGCAagataataatcataaagtgtatttttcattatgtgTGTCTTTCGAAATCAAATTAATtgattctttttctttttataataaaaagattaAATTGGATAATAGTACATTTTGGAAaagattatataattatatgaaagtTGAAGAGAAATAtgagaagaaaagaaaaaggaaaaggaaaaaaaaaagtaaaaaatgtgttttatacaataaattgcatgaaaaaaaaaaaaaaaaaaaaattaaaaaatatttgtatgaaaattataatagaTTTGATATTTTGCATCATTCTCCTTCTACATCTCCCCCTTCAGCTGTAAGTAATAGTAAAATAAAacgtatatattataataaaagaaaaattcatTTTAATTCTTTCCTTTTGAACAAAAAATTGTTAACAAAGAAACTGCTTTTTCATTGTAGTAATAAATTGGAACatggaaaatataatgttatgCGGATAATTGATAAGAATCCTGGgtatattttaaagaaaCATTTTgctagaaataataaaatattaaaaaaaaaaaaaaagagtggAATTATTAACAATAACTACATTTCTAATaatcatgataataatagttatggtaaaagaaataaaaaatatttgacGTATAAGTTTTATAATACACATAAAATTGTACATTACAATTTTTGTCTATTCATTGGTATTTAcaacaaattatattttaagatGAATGGTatagatatttatatatatattgaaaaaaaaaatgataattttgAAATGATTAAAAgatcatatgaatatttcttaggtttattaatttttatattacatgTATTTATGAGgaagaatatttttaaaagggaaataaggaaaaatgaatttttaCAATTTATGATTGtaagaagatataaatatgtaggAGAAGAGAATGCAAATTGTCTTACTTTTCTTGagtcttttattttaataaatcagaAGAGTAggatatatgatatatataatagtataaAATTAATGGTGCAtgaaatatttcatattatatggggtaacagtatatatattaaaaaggaaaaatatttatggtTGAAGGAGGGGTTAACAAGATATATGGAATATAAAATAGGTTACATGGTATTAAAAAAGCAAATAAGTAAgcaaataaatgataataataatataaatagtattaatagtaataatagtataaatagtattaatagtaataatagtattaatagtaataatagtattaatAGTATTTGTAGTATTAATAGTATTTGTAGTAGTAGTGgtattttttgttgtttGAGGCGTGATATGTATAGAATAAAACTttggaatatattaaattcctatttttatgttcatattattgatacgttaaatatatataaccacgcattaaatatagataacaaaatatataataagaagagTATGGGTAGAAAAAAGGTAACAAGCGAATATGaccatatatatgataaaaattacatatcatgtaaaaataatgacaTAAATTCTGTGTCACATGTAAAAgaaagtaaatataaaatagaatATACACAAATgatgaattatttttataataaccttacatataataaaggaatgaatatatttaaattaatatgcatattatgttatcctttttttaatataatccTTGAATTGTTGTATTTTACGTTTCATAATAATTccataacatataaaaaaatattaatatttattcattttttttttaattgttttgGTCTTAAGCCATGGTTTTTCTTATGCTCTGATAAAAATGGGGAGGCGAAAAATAATAGGAGAAAACTACAAGGGGTAGTTAGAAAGagcaaatatataaaatgtttatcaacatattttaagaaaagaaaaagaattcgtagtaatgataataaaaaatgtatattatatagaagTTGTATTAAATGGGAGTgtctaaaaaataaaaaacaaaaatataataattacaataattacaataattacaatatttcatataaatacCATCCTACATTTTACAAATGCGAATATTTCGGAACTTGTTGTTCCAACTTTTTGAAAGATTCATTCAAAAAGAAATTcctacatttttataaaataatatgtacagAGATAAagggaaaatataaaaagaaaaaaaaaaaacaagaaaagGTAAATGTAAAAGTAAAAGAAAAGCAAAAATGTAGATACCTTAAGAATAAGTgtacacatttatataataaaagaaatttcTTTTGTTCATTATCTTATCGAAGGGTTACTATAAATAATGAGTTGTTAAAATATTCTCatgaaagaaatatttttaaagtcATATTacgaaattatataaatgttgtaGGTCCtcctaaaatattttttaaatttttgaaaaaaaaaaaaaaattattaattatacaaaaacatttttattatgacaACTATGAGCAGAGGATTCTAGAGACTCCTATCCTTTTTCATATACCTCTTATATTTacgtttaataaaaaaaagtataaagtattattaaataagaaGTATATGTTAATAGATTGTGTAAATGTAAACAATAAAACTATGAAGAGAATACATACGTTCaacataaaatttaatatgttgaaaaagaaaatacgaATTGAAAGAAGGAGAaggttttttttaaaattaagaaaCTGTGACGAATTCAAGTCAAAAGAAAAGAACCATATTAGTTTATTTATGAGATATAAAGACTGTggttatttttcttttcattttgttgatATGTATACCTTTCGTTTTCTAATAAATGCAATGAAATACAatgcatataaaatatgtgatATTTATTACGTtcttatgaatataattttgCAATATTTAACGTCTATAAAAACGTTAAAGGAAGCAAAGAGTTTGAATTCTTTAATATTGATGCAGATTCTGagg gtgCTGAGACTTTTGAGGAAGAATACGAACACTATGAATGGGTCCTTCGGATTAgccaaaatttttattatagaatttttaaaatgctatatttatttcagcccatatttaaaaacaattgaaaataaaaaattgacgttgaaagtaaaaaaagaaataaagagCAATGAGTACTATGAAAATGTTGAATCTAATGAAGAGTtggattttttatttaaagataTGAGGAAAAATTtatctaaaatattattcttttttaaagaGTCCATAAATTTgtgttcataa